The nucleotide sequence aaaagtggcaacactgattttgacatcactcgtcgattaccctctcaaagtactacaatttgaaaaaaagttcaaaattctataccacgtacaaccggagcaatttgcaactgaaattttccattttcggccattttggagaactttgaagcgccacagctccgtcaaaaaaaatcgaaaaaatgtccggtttgcgtcattcgtcatcgtttgatgacctctacaaatgatctgattttgaaaaaaatcgaagacccctcgtgcaaaaatccgccgatttggcatggaatgacccagttatggattttaaaatgtgaaattctatcatttatagagtaggAATATCCTgagtgaagtgttggtatttttgatccatctgtaaagcaaagattgaattttttgtattctgataagagttcaagataattctgttttattactaatggagagtggctattttttgagtagttaataagctgtagattgacttgaggaggcttTATAAGCCAAGGgagtataatattggtttttggatgagtgttttaggattgatttcaagatcattcaacattgtgatgaaattagaaatgggtcctacTATATGGTCAAAATATTGAGGATTtagtgggttaattgagttttggagtggatgggaagggttggtggatgcatttgagatgaatttgtttgttatgagagttcttctaaaatctgggggtaattctgacgcttcacaataaatgctatctattggagaggaatagagggctcctatacagatccttagggctgaattttagattgtttttaggatatttgaagttttatttgaaatatttgcaaaacacgggcttccatactcaattttactgcgaattagagatttatacgaGTGAAGTAagagtttgcgagatggattatacttctttgattattttcaactaatttaggcgtttcatgggatctgattttacttttaggaaatgaggagtccaatttagttttctatcaaaagttaagccaagaagtttagtagtggttttgagttctaaagagtgtcctgtGAAGTCGAGAATGAGATCTGGaagaatcttattttttttggtgaaaagtatacagtgggtttttgactctgaGAAGGTTATaccattagaatctgcccatgattcaattttttcaagtttttttttggattacacgaagagctagttgaatattatttgaacgaaaggaaatgtttatattaTCAGGAAAGATTCTTcgagaaatgggtctagaaacaacattggaaatattgtcaatcaaaagtataaataaaactgtgctaagaactgaaccttgggggactctattttcaatttcaaaaaattctgagtattTATTGTTAACTCTCACTCTAGAAGTACggtttgttcaaaaattttgaataaagtaggctaaatgtcctctaattccaatggaatgcaatttttggagaattttataacgtcaggctttatcaaatgccttttcaagatcaaaaaagactgaaagaacactttctttattctggaaggccgaactaatttctttttggagactaaagaggtggtctagggtagaccttttctttctgaaaccactcTGATAATtgctaagagagtttgaggaatcaaaataccaattaagacgtttaataaccattttttttcaagtattttgcaaagaactgaagttaaggagaGGGGTGATAACTAGATGCAAGATTTGGGTTCTTATCAGGTTTTAACCCGTACAACAATggccatgctaatttcgatgtgaatgttgacccatccacatccgtcacttttggatgccacatgtcgatgtgaatttcaacaCTGTGTTGAGCTAATTGTcaatgtaattgtcgactgatgttcaTCTGCATTTGTGttgacaattggctcaacacagggtcgaaattcatgtcgacatggggcatccaaaagtgacggatgtggatggatcgacattaaatcaaaatttatgtcgacctcctgctttgtaaaattacaaaatttgagtttaaaaattaaaatttttttccaaaaattatttcctctgatgtggctattgctcgtgctgaaaacagcatcgacaCAAAGTCCACTTCTTAAGAAGTACAGACGAAATCAAgtagttgaacagaaattccttatatcaaagacgctgcaatactttatctaagagtactaaaataatccatttttcatgtcaacatatcgatgttaatgttgatgtgaaattcgacattaacaaatacatccacaataacaacatcatatcatctacaactcctaactgtggaaaagtgaataatttcatcaatgccctaaaaaatttgttttcctcattgaacaagatcatatttttgaatgtttactaagcttttaaacactaaaacagaaattttaattctgaaaaattggtcgacatagttgtagatgtaaattttgagcattgaattttacatctacatgtcaagatggcatgtcgaggtatcagaaataatgagaaaattttgaaacttttcatttacctggcttttgtatggacagaagattctcactaaataattaattgatcacttttccatcattatgttggaaaaaacgtagttgatgtaaatgtcgatgtcgacaattgttgtgcgggaaTATTGAAATGATTGTCGCagttttccacatttttggaaaggaatcagaagtccaaattttgttatatactTAACTGAAGTAAGTCTTCTTTTCCAGTATCTGAAAGGTACTTTAACATGTGAGGGTGAATTTCATCAGGTCCAGGGGATGAATCTTTAATGTTGTAGTTTAGACAATGATTTAGCTCTTCAAGAGAAAAAAGAGAGTTGTACGGTTCTAGATTTTCAGATGAAAAGTGTGATGGGGCGGAttcaatttgtgtttttagtgtttggaaAGCAGAGCTATAAGAGACAGTGGCAGAAGCTTTTGCAAAGGATCTAGCTAAGATGTTTGCAATGTCATCTATTGAGTTTATTTCAGTGTTGCCATCTACTAAGTAGGATATTTCAGTAGGTGTATCACTTCCTTTaaggatttgaacttttttccacatttcttttgtagatgtgctttgggtgatgctcaacatgaaattattccaactttCTCTTTGTTTAGGTAAGTTGATTTGGCGAGCAatagctcttttttttcttaaaatcaatGAGGTTGTCAAGAGTgcgatttttttggtacttttttaatgatttttttctatcttggaTTGCAGTTCTTAGTTCATGACACCACCATGGGACAGATTTTTTAGAGacttttgtagaaatttttggaatggttACTTCAGCTGCTTGGACAATATTTTTAACCCATCTGGAATCATATTTCTTGTTTCCTTTAtatgaagcccccccccccctcttagagaaaaaacaaacttttcgAATAGAATATTTTGTggggaaaaatatcaaaaaatcagaatttttctatttttgaagaaaaattttgaaattaattctaatGGCTGTATCTTGTCAAAAATAAATCCCCTCCATCAGAAGTTCACAATTTCAAGACGTCCCGATGCCTGTAgcgtgaatttcattttctccagaatgACAGAAGTTCCCCAGTAAAAATGGTTGATCTTGTCTGATTTTTAAGCATATTTTCGAAGCCTTACATAGAACTGCACTCGTTTCAAACAATATTCTACGTTTTTTTAAACTCTTCGATGCTTTACAAGCGATTTTCATAAAACACgtgtaaaaatattcataaaaaacCAACGTTAGCTATACACAAAACATCGTGCGAATTGCAAACATCGAACATTTCGCGACAAATTCCCCCATTTTGTGTAACTTTTCGCGCAAAGGCAATTCTTTGTCGTTCAATTTAGCGACGatgaaaagcgaaaaaatacataaacaGCGTAATACAAGAGCTGCTAAAAAAAAGTAGCTAGGTACGAACACGAACGACACAAATACATAATACAAAAGATTGACCTAGGGGAAAAGTATATCACAAATCTTGGGAGACGCGTCGAGTTGAAAGTGAAACTTATAGTTCTACGAGAGCGAAACGtagttaaaaataatttcaattcaagtaccaacaaaaaaaaaaaaaataaaaggaataCAAAAAGCGTACAATTTTCAAGAAGAAGAGACCATAAAACAACAATAAAGGTGAGGcgtatacgtacgtatagtaCTGTGTACCTATTTCAAGAACGCCAAACTAAAAGTGTCActcgagtataaaaaaaaagagagaaaaagtaCACGTAAAAAAGATACGACATCGGCAAACGTTCACATTTCATCAACCACCCGCGCAGTTGTCAAAAAGAAACTCATTTCGGtgttgaattttcgatttttccttttttcctttcgccaagtctctctctctctctgtctttctCGCTCTGTCGCTCAAGGCTCATTACACACCAGACGAACAAAGACGATGAGCGAAAAAATCGCTAATGAAATTACCGAATTAATCATTTCGATGGCGTTTCGCGAGCCATTTTTATGGTAATTCGGcccaaatacgagtattatggtCGCTTCAGATGAGAGAAACTTTTTTCCTTTAACGGCCGAGAATCAAAGAGTCGTAAATATTGGCATTTTGTATAAGACGCGACCGAGACGACGGTTTGATTAAAATCCAACTTTTTACCAGATTGAGAGTAACCTTATTGTAGGTGAAGAGGCGAAGGGGGTATCgaacaaaggaaattttttccaacttgctGTAAAGTTTGCTCGTTCGTTTTAGAGAAGAGAGTAATTCGTTTTAAACAAGTTGTCGAAAGTACCAAGACATATGGCGTGTGTTTAATTCTATTCCGCAAAACACGCGTTAATTTTCGAGCCGTGATAAGAGATCTCGAGTGGAGTGGTACGAGAAGGGCACACTATCGAGGAAACTCGATGAATTtgcttggaaatttttacaaaaattggacGTAGCTTTCTCCTTTATTTATAAGGAAGAACAGgaggtaaaaatttcatcacttccaaaacaaaatagaaaaatgaaatttcactttcttaaccccccccccccttcatcaCCGTCGAGTATAggtttttgaatcgattttcgattgtaagcattattttcagtttttgatttcaattttagtttgtGAATtcgatttcaagttttttattttttttttaagagactttttggttaattttcagttttttgtttaaTAGATTTTAtactttcagtttttgatttcactcttaagtacatatttgatttgattttcagtttttcgctGAAGTTTTAACCTTGAAACTTGACAGCATAAAAcctattttcagttttggacTTTTCATACAGAGTTTGAGATCTTGATGcctgtttttgatttcattttcagttaggcactaattttattttcaacgtttttgtttttgattcaatgttcagaatttcttaacaattttcacttttcgatCTTATTTTCTGTTTTAGACATAgctttggaaaatatttcaaattcatttttcattttcaaaaatttacacattttgattttaaaatttgacgtttcagttccaaaatttttgattttactctGTATTAGGGTGTaactttatttgaaaaattggaattataCACCTCCTCCCACCCCCCAAAAGAGTTCcctcgagtgaaaaaaatttcctgttctTTATTTCTCACCTGACTgcaaaaaagtaattattttaattcgatcgtgaataattcaccaaaaattaattaaatgaatcgtttcgttcgcgaacgagtcacttatgcagATCAATACATTCACGAATAAATgatccaattcgttcgtgaatgattgaattaaatgaatcgattcgttcgcgaacgagtcacttatatgaatcatttcgttcgcgaataaatgattcaacattcaactcgtttgtgaatgatattttaattgaatgaatcgattcgttcgcgaacgagttgctcatacgattcaattcgttcgcgaatgattcaccaaaaaatattcaattcgtgtGTGAATGATCGactaaaaatgatttaaatgaatcgattcgttcgcgaacgagtcgcttatacaattcaattcgttcgcgaatgattcatgaaaaattattcaatacgttcgtgaatgattcaccaaaaatactgaattaaatgaatcgattcgttcgcgaacaagtcacttatacgattcaatttgttcgcgaatgattcatcaaaaattattcaattcgtttgtgaatgattgactagaaattattcaaatgaatcgattcgttcgcgaacgagtcacttatatgaatcattttgttcgcgaacaaatgattcaattcgtttgtgtgAAAGATTCACCACAATTTAATTGAATgcatcgattcgttcgcgaacgagtcgcttatacgaataaattcgttgtcgaatgattcatcaaaaataccaaataaaatgaattgattcgttcgcgaacgagtccctTATAcgattaaattcgttcgtgaatgattcatcaaaaatactgaaataaatgaatcgattcgttcgcgaatgattcaccataacttattcaatccgttcgcgagtgattcataaacaatttttcattttgttcgcgaatgattcatcagaaatactgaaataaatgaattgattcgttcgcgaacgagtcccttatatgattcaattcgttcgcgaatgattcaccaaaacttattcaatccgttcgcgagtgattcataaacagtttttcattttgtccgtgaataattcaccaaaaatactgaattaaatgaattgattcgttcgcgaacgagtcacttatatgaatcatttcgttcgcaaataaatgattcaccaaaatttattctaatgaatcgattcgttcgcgaacgagttgctTATACGatcaaattcgttcgcgaatgattcaccagaaatacTCAAttaagtgaatcgattcgttcgcgaacgagtccctcatatgattcaattcgttcgcgaatgattcatcaaaactgattcaattcgttcgcgaacgagtcgcttatacAATTAAATTCGtccgtgaatgattcaccaaaaataccgaattaaatgaatcgattcgttcgcgaacgagtcacttacacgattcaatttgttcgtgaatgattcaccaacaattattctattcgttcgtgaatgattgactgaaaattatttaaatgacgcgattcgttcgcgaacgagtcacttacaagAATCGTTTCGTTCGCAaataaatgattcaattcgtttgtgtgaatgattcaccacaatttaattgaatgaatcgattcgttcgcaaacgagtcgcTTATATGAAccatttcgttcgtgaataaattaatcgattcgtccgtgaataattcaacaaaaactaTTGAAATGAATCGTTTCGCAGTTCGTTcaagaatgattcaccaaaaatgaataaatgaatcaattcgttcgtgaacgagtcacctatacgatccaattcgttcgcgaatgattcaccaaccaGTGATCTTTtcattcgtttgtgaatgattcgattcgaatcaaatttttgtacaagtactcgtatttcattaaaagtgaatcaattcgtactagaattcatttcaaaaattgtttatttcattttgcatttGTTCATTTACTTATACTtagttttatgaatttttatatttcgtctttaatttttcattttttttttcatcgtcaacAGCAACGATTTAGAAGTAATATTTTGCATTATAATAATGAGAACTtcgttcctgagaaataaaaGCTGTAGGGtgagtcaattttcaaactgttttcgAATGAATAACAACTATCGCTTGCAATTCGTTGTATATTGAACTCAATTGCAAACACCATAGACGTCGTCGCTTTGTTTATGTACCTCGTCACTTTAAATTAATATCTCGCTCGAACGTAAAACTATACGTAGGTAAAACAACCTTGGGATATTTCGAATGCATTATTCATCTCATTTTACCGAATGACAACTcgcaaataattatttttttcgaaaattccattTGTTAAAATTCTTTAATggtcaagtttcaattttgtggGAAATCAATCACTCATCTATTACGAATATAATatgtaaattaataattatgtaatttgtCTCGTAGCTTACGTATTTATAGGTAGCTTATTACATCTCACTAAATCTGAACTCAGAATTAGTATCACTTAAGACTCACGTAGAGTGACCGCTTGTTTtggttttcagaattttaaaaattcgagaagTTTCCTTCGAGTTACGAGTTTTTGtgattattggaatttttgtggAGATGATTTACAGCGTCAATTTTTTCGGTGAGTAGAGATAAGAAATACGTAATTACCGAAATACGAAACTGTAGGagcattttgatgttttttcaagGCTGTGAAattgggcatttttttcatgttttacaaaatgatacctactcgtattattgtTGAGTTCTTACTCATTGATTTTTCTTGTGTGCAGCTTTTGTAGTACTTGTCGTGGGATTGGCTTCAACTGTTGTCGCTACTTCATTGTATATTGTGAATAGTGTTTTTGACGACCCTTGTGTACAACAATGTGTGGTTACAGCCGACTACAGCCCTTTTTGTGGCACTGATTTGAATGATTACTCCACCAAAGGGTGGCTGGATTGTTTTCAAGTCTGTTTAATACGTATGTGAATCTATATGTATATTGCATTCGATTTGATTTCATCATTTGTATAATGTTCGTCTCCCTCTCCATGTCCTTGAAaaactttcgattttcaattttgtagcaGAGATTTTCTAGTCTTTATGATCTACTGTTCAATTATctggtggaaaaatttttgctcaTCAGGCACCAGCAATTTTACTTAAGTGGGCcataaaaatgtgcaaaaaatgtaagaaaatttatttttggtgtcAGTTTCAAATTTATCAGGTCCATAGcctaataaacttttttttttttttaaatgttgaatagcattttgtttattttcaaaatttcactaaaatggCAGGAATTACCctgggaagttttttttttttttacaaggcatagcaaaatatattttttagatttatgAGGCTTTTTTAACTATAGGTATGCCATTTTCTTGCAGCAATTGGAATGCTGTACGATGGAACATGTCAAGAATACACGTTGATGGGAGTGAACTAATTGTGAAAGTGTTACTCAACTTTTTTAAtgattaataaataatttttttataaatttaaaaatctgttttcgaGCTTACATTAAACGAATATTAGTTTATGGAATTGTTGGGATATTTTTGAAGATGCAAgaacagctgaaatttatttgtaCACTGAATCGAAATCCAGCAAAATATTTATTGGCGTGAGTCTAttattaaattgtttttttaaaataacaattGGAATTCCTTGTACATTGAACTCTATTGCAAACAGCACGTGTCGTTTTGTACCCAGCTTGTCAGCCTAGGTTAATATTTCGCCCGAATGTGAAATCACGAGTACGTAGAATAATATTGTGAAATTTCGTATGCATTATTCATCTCATTTCACCGAATGACAACTTGcggattatttttttcgaaaattctatttgttcaaatgtttttaatTATCTGCTTTCCATTTTATGGCAAATCAATCACATCGCattacgaatacctacctacatttatttgTCACGATAGCCTATTTATACCTCGCTGAATCCAAATTCACAACTAGTATCACTCAGGCGTATAAAGTGACAACTTGCtccttgttttaaaatttaaaaattcgaacaGTTTCGATCGAGTTACCTATACTTGTGCTGCACTTTTTGTGATCTGCTTAGATATGATTTACAACGTCAATTTTTTCGGTGAGTTGTATCggaataaatacctacttatttgtctTTATTCCAAACAATGTTTCATTTTcgcataaaatcaatgtttaataatttttcatttcacagtTTTTGTACTGGTAGCAGTGATGGCTTCCGCTGTCATGGTCAACACGATATACATCGAGGACCCAGTTGTCCCAGTTTATATAAATGATAATCCCGTGTTTAACCACCCCTGTGTACAGCAATGCGTAGTAACAGCCTTGTACGATCCTTTTTGTGGCACTGATTTGAATGATTATGGTAACAAGGGATGGTTGACCTGTTTCGATAGCTGTTATATACGTACGTAAATCTATTATAATATTCCATTTTAACACTTTGatatttcccccccccccttattcTTTTCACATTCTGGAATAACTTTTGATGGTTTTGATAATTCGTTTTGAGTACTTGATTCCACtgtccaacttttttttatggacAAAATTCCGCTCAAGAAATACCAGATTGATAATTATTTCttgagctaaatttttttatggccaaaaataaataactaaACAACTCTAGGAAAATTACTGCAGTTGtcacttttatttttatgtttgaCAACCATTCTTTCTaaccatgaaaattttatcaaaatgacaAGAATGATCCTGGGAAGTTCCTTTTATTgaaggaaaatattttctttagtTTTGTGATAGGTAATGATAAATCTTTGTAACTATACAATGCTATTTTTCTGCAGCAATTGAAATGCTGTACGATGGAACATGCGAAGAATACAAAGAATCCCTTATCACCATCAACGTGTGACTGATTGTTAATGAGTTACTGGacgtttttaataattaaattgaattaagtagatattatacttacctactatccGAATTTTCGTGACTAAAAATAAATAGCTATATCTTTATATTATTTATAAATGTTTgaattatttctcatttttagtaGAAAATGTCTCTAAAAATAGGcaggtacttatacctacctacctacgaatcaataaaaaatgaacttttaacTACTGCCAAAAGAAGCACCTGAGGTATCCTTTGGGTTTTTGGAAACTGACGgttccagatttttaaatttttggggaattattttgatgatagaaCCTAGATTCAGCAATtattcaaaacaatttcaaaaaaatattttttctctgCCATTAACACACAAAAATTGCTGCttttagctaaaattgtcaaactgatttttgaataaattttcattttttatcaactcaccaacgattttttcttattttccaaaaactgtccaaaacTCCAAAAGTATTCCCCACTctgccagaaatttccaaaaagtaagtaggtatcattaaatttgaattttttctctcaaaaatttcgCATTACTTAATGCCAAAacaaatggtaatttttaactGTCTTATCAAACAACTTAccttaccaaaatttcagaggctgaaattcatttttaatttttaggacAAGTAcccagattttaaaaatacaaatttgggcaaaaaatgagaaaaaattttatgatgatgatgatgatgatttattACTTAAATCTCGCTAAATTGacatagaaaactgaaattcctAGTCAATTGGTAATAATATTTCAGAAGTTTCCGGagcatctatttt is from Planococcus citri chromosome 1, ihPlaCitr1.1, whole genome shotgun sequence and encodes:
- the LOC135845306 gene encoding uncharacterized protein LOC135845306, with amino-acid sequence MIYNVNFFVFVLVAVMASAVMVNTIYIEDPVVPVYINDNPVFNHPCVQQCVVTALYDPFCGTDLNDYGNKGWLTCFDSCYIPIEMLYDGTCEEYKESLITINV